A genomic region of Spirochaetaceae bacterium contains the following coding sequences:
- a CDS encoding C1 family peptidase has translation MWGWHGGGAVMGGPGAVVAAREEGAGRFILNCEPSAGVEGDWTFEDALAAGVVSRAAARAEVDLRRPDWPVRDQGSTGACVGFAAADGVLHWHYWKAGLLAPGERPSPRFIWMANKETDRLNDYPTTFIESAGTQTKLALRVARRYGCVPDSVLPMDGALSPMRAAAFYTMAARYRIASYHNLRRSRTAWRRWLSNQGPILARVEVDRTFRQAAGTHGELALFRMDEDEPGGGHAICLVGYTANTFIVRNSWGADWGDNGFAYASEEYADRAITEAYGAVM, from the coding sequence GTGTGGGGGTGGCACGGCGGCGGCGCCGTGATGGGCGGCCCGGGGGCGGTCGTGGCGGCGCGTGAGGAGGGGGCGGGGCGATTCATCCTGAACTGCGAACCGTCCGCGGGGGTCGAGGGCGACTGGACCTTCGAGGACGCCCTGGCGGCCGGGGTGGTGTCGCGTGCGGCGGCGCGGGCGGAGGTGGACCTGCGGCGCCCCGACTGGCCGGTCCGGGACCAGGGCTCCACCGGCGCCTGCGTGGGCTTTGCCGCGGCCGACGGCGTGCTGCACTGGCACTACTGGAAGGCGGGCCTGCTGGCCCCCGGCGAGCGCCCGTCGCCGCGCTTCATCTGGATGGCCAACAAGGAGACCGACCGCCTCAACGACTATCCCACCACCTTCATCGAGTCGGCCGGCACCCAGACCAAGCTGGCGTTGCGCGTGGCCCGCCGCTACGGCTGCGTACCGGACAGTGTGCTGCCGATGGACGGCGCCCTGAGCCCGATGCGGGCCGCGGCGTTCTACACCATGGCGGCGAGGTACCGGATCGCCAGCTACCACAACCTGCGCCGCAGCCGCACCGCGTGGCGCCGCTGGCTGTCCAACCAGGGCCCGATCCTGGCGCGGGTGGAGGTGGACCGCACCTTCCGGCAGGCCGCCGGCACGCACGGCGAACTGGCCCTGTTCCGTATGGACGAGGACGAACCGGGCGGCGGCCACGCCATCTGCTTGGTGGGCTACACCGCGAACACCTTCATCGTGCGCAACAGTTGGGGAGCCGACTGGGGCGACAACGGCTTCGCCTACGCCTCCGAGGAGTACGCCGACCGCGCCATCACCGAGGCATACGGCGCGGTAATGTAA
- a CDS encoding S8 family serine peptidase has product MTISVINATMLCRQEVQDKIRAVNRQLQDDFRRYWHADVHLRLEGWTGESPDPRRPLNMRGDAVIYLWDGDKTARALGYHGLTARGVPYGVVFPALSDLLNEDWSVTLSHEALELAMDPEINRLVQGPHPDPAEGGRVVYHWYELCDAVQADTYTIDGVAVSNFLLPLYFTENEEHLNHNDFLGRGVRSFGVRPGGYVGFVDPNDGDPHTYHCRGDRRAACRLAAKAKFLNVTRTDRRGDGGDALNDPCWVSCESITFKLRPTRGDAGGAPSPLPEAECLVADHLGSEWHVTPCPGDQYTFDAISADALPVSFAEAWDHAHVLGGQRGVVYAEPSFRFPIPGESDAPDGGIRGLRRDKQHKRGTESHTWAIEQCNVPEAWKLIESANKRPGAGVLIGHPDSGFVEHGEMDMGRVRIDIDRDWVERDDETRTCDAVTDGLHGLATASVIMSGRSDPQHGVSGPACCAEILPLRVTKPGHPRPAPVLFWSGMRRLRDAVRYAVKSGCEVISMSLGGVPYRSLREAIQEANAHGTIVCAAAGNEVGFVVPPARYDETIAVAGSDINRCRWRGSCRGPQVDVTAPAESVWRATVKDEMPTVCRGYGTSCAVALTAGIAAMWLSYHREELARREPAEIPELFRCLVKKTASKRHNLPDGFGAGIIDAEALLREPIPKSGCFRSCPGPAEEADHPVFARAAHHRNMPEALHRELVCARSLEAMIAASGAVPVRGLKATSRNAGDVAGKLSDRLTRWLADHGSSPGA; this is encoded by the coding sequence GTGACAATTTCCGTCATCAACGCAACGATGCTGTGTCGTCAGGAAGTCCAGGACAAGATTCGAGCGGTCAACCGCCAGTTGCAGGACGACTTCAGGCGCTACTGGCATGCGGATGTGCACCTGCGACTTGAGGGATGGACCGGCGAGAGCCCCGATCCAAGACGACCGCTCAACATGCGCGGCGATGCCGTGATCTATCTCTGGGACGGCGACAAGACCGCAAGGGCGCTCGGCTACCACGGGCTGACCGCTCGCGGAGTACCCTACGGCGTCGTCTTTCCCGCTCTGTCGGATCTGCTGAACGAGGACTGGAGCGTAACCCTCTCCCATGAGGCCCTTGAGTTGGCGATGGACCCGGAAATCAACCGCTTGGTGCAAGGCCCCCATCCCGACCCCGCGGAGGGTGGGCGCGTCGTCTACCATTGGTACGAATTGTGCGATGCCGTGCAGGCAGACACCTATACCATCGATGGCGTTGCCGTCTCGAATTTCCTGTTGCCCCTGTACTTCACCGAGAACGAGGAACATCTCAATCACAACGACTTCCTCGGCCGCGGCGTTCGGTCGTTCGGCGTGCGCCCCGGCGGGTACGTCGGCTTCGTCGATCCGAACGACGGCGACCCCCACACGTATCACTGCCGCGGCGACCGCAGGGCGGCCTGCCGCTTGGCGGCGAAGGCGAAGTTCCTCAACGTCACGCGCACGGACCGGCGCGGAGATGGGGGAGATGCGCTCAATGACCCGTGCTGGGTGAGCTGCGAATCGATCACGTTCAAGCTGCGTCCCACTCGCGGCGATGCCGGCGGCGCGCCATCGCCGTTGCCGGAAGCCGAATGCCTCGTTGCCGATCACCTCGGATCAGAGTGGCATGTAACTCCCTGTCCGGGAGACCAATATACATTCGATGCGATCTCTGCCGATGCCCTGCCGGTGAGCTTCGCGGAAGCTTGGGACCACGCACACGTGCTCGGCGGCCAACGCGGTGTCGTCTATGCGGAGCCCTCCTTCAGGTTCCCGATTCCCGGTGAGTCCGATGCACCCGATGGCGGTATACGCGGGCTGCGGCGAGACAAGCAGCACAAGCGCGGCACGGAATCTCACACCTGGGCGATCGAGCAATGCAACGTGCCGGAAGCGTGGAAACTGATCGAGTCCGCCAACAAGAGGCCTGGAGCGGGAGTCCTCATCGGACACCCCGACAGCGGCTTTGTCGAGCACGGCGAGATGGACATGGGCAGAGTGCGCATCGACATCGACCGGGACTGGGTCGAGAGAGACGACGAGACGCGTACCTGCGATGCTGTCACTGACGGCCTCCACGGTCTCGCCACGGCCAGCGTCATCATGAGCGGACGCAGCGACCCGCAACACGGAGTCAGCGGTCCGGCATGTTGCGCTGAAATACTACCGCTTCGCGTCACGAAACCGGGGCACCCGCGCCCGGCCCCAGTCCTGTTCTGGTCGGGCATGAGGCGACTGCGAGACGCGGTGAGGTACGCCGTCAAGTCTGGCTGCGAGGTGATTTCGATGAGCCTCGGCGGTGTTCCATACCGGAGTCTGCGGGAGGCAATACAAGAAGCCAACGCGCACGGCACTATCGTCTGCGCTGCCGCGGGAAACGAAGTCGGTTTTGTCGTTCCACCCGCGCGTTACGACGAAACCATTGCCGTAGCCGGCTCTGACATCAACCGCTGCCGGTGGCGCGGATCGTGCCGCGGCCCCCAGGTGGACGTCACGGCGCCGGCCGAGTCGGTCTGGCGCGCCACGGTGAAGGATGAGATGCCGACGGTATGCCGCGGGTACGGCACCTCGTGTGCCGTCGCACTCACGGCCGGCATCGCCGCCATGTGGCTGTCGTATCACCGCGAAGAGCTCGCCCGCCGCGAGCCTGCGGAGATACCGGAACTGTTCCGATGCCTTGTCAAGAAAACCGCCTCCAAGCGCCACAACCTGCCTGACGGATTCGGCGCCGGAATAATCGACGCCGAAGCTCTGCTTCGCGAGCCCATTCCGAAGAGCGGCTGCTTCCGGTCATGCCCGGGCCCCGCGGAGGAAGCTGACCACCCCGTTTTCGCGCGCGCCGCACACCATCGAAACATGCCCGAGGCTCTGCATCGCGAACTGGTCTGCGCCAGGTCCTTGGAAGCCATGATCGCCGCCTCGGGGGCGGTTCCGGTGCGGGGGCTGAAGGCAACTTCCAGGAACGCCGGTGACGTGGCGGGCAAGCTCTCGGACCGGCTGACCCGTTGGCTCGCGGACCACGGAAGCTCGCCGGGCGCGTAG
- a CDS encoding PIN domain nuclease — translation MILIDTSAWVEFLRDTGSVVCMRVDAELDGDLAICDAIRMEVLAGARDESHLEALRGLLARASVLPTEPAHYDAAATLYRRCRREGETVRRLIDCLIAAVAIGANVPVLHRDDDFDVLARHTELDILR, via the coding sequence GTGATCCTGATCGACACCTCGGCGTGGGTGGAGTTCCTGCGTGACACCGGGTCGGTGGTCTGCATGCGGGTCGACGCCGAGTTGGACGGCGACCTCGCGATCTGCGATGCGATCCGGATGGAGGTACTCGCAGGCGCACGGGACGAGAGCCACCTTGAAGCGCTTCGAGGGCTGCTGGCGCGGGCAAGCGTGCTGCCCACCGAACCCGCGCACTATGACGCGGCAGCGACGCTGTACCGTCGCTGTCGCCGGGAAGGCGAGACCGTGCGGCGGCTGATCGACTGTCTGATCGCCGCCGTCGCGATCGGTGCCAACGTACCGGTGCTGCATCGCGACGACGACTTCGACGTGCTGGCCCGTCACACCGAACTGGACATCCTCCGCTGA
- a CDS encoding AAA family ATPase, translating to MDVVPIHPRIPYGQSDFRRIRLNRWLYVDKTRFLRRLEREDYVFLIRPRRFGKSLWVSLLENYYDRWWGHEFDATFAGTDIGRNPTAEHHRYVVLRFDFSMVNDKLETLEREFETYCMIELRGTLERHPDLFPETARQRILAPPSIATKLSMLFRYAGDHGIPLYVLIDEYDNFANTVLARHGAQAYEDFTHGGGFYRNFFATLKGGTARSGGGIDRLFITGVSPVTMDDVTSGFNIGTNISLEPDFNEMVGFTEAEVRRLVETYREHGVLDQDVDEAMALMGEWYNGYRFAAEDADTDVYNTDMVLYYLKHSMPNRGVPRYLIDTNVRIDYGKLRHLLVVGRQLNGNFDLLREVIGEGRKDLPHIQPSFPLQQLTDRQNFLSLLHYFGLLSIRGVVDGMPRLAIPNQTVKQLMYGYLRDGYRDVAVFRVDLYRFEQLMMRMANQGEWRPPFAFLAEAIAAQTGIRDYIAGEKVVQGFLAAYLSVTDFYVFRSEAELGKGHADISLEPLLARFPHLRHGYLIELKYLKRSESADRDAVAAAVRDATTQLARYLADERLARQFPGVRFTGLALVFHGWELAYCDAVS from the coding sequence GTGGACGTGGTTCCGATACACCCGCGCATTCCCTACGGCCAGTCCGACTTCCGGCGCATCCGCCTGAACCGCTGGCTGTACGTCGACAAGACCCGCTTCCTGCGGCGCCTGGAACGGGAGGACTACGTCTTCCTGATCCGCCCGCGGCGGTTCGGCAAGTCGCTGTGGGTGTCGCTGCTGGAGAACTACTACGACCGCTGGTGGGGCCACGAGTTCGACGCCACCTTCGCCGGTACCGACATCGGACGCAACCCGACCGCGGAGCACCACCGCTACGTCGTGCTGCGCTTCGACTTCTCCATGGTCAACGACAAGCTCGAAACCCTGGAGCGGGAGTTCGAAACCTACTGCATGATAGAGCTCCGGGGAACGCTGGAGCGCCATCCCGACCTGTTTCCCGAAACGGCGCGGCAGCGCATCCTGGCGCCGCCCTCCATCGCCACCAAGCTGAGCATGTTGTTCCGGTACGCGGGCGACCACGGCATCCCGCTGTACGTGCTGATCGACGAGTACGACAACTTCGCCAACACCGTGCTGGCGCGCCACGGCGCCCAGGCGTACGAGGACTTCACGCACGGCGGCGGCTTCTACCGCAACTTCTTCGCCACCCTCAAGGGCGGCACGGCGCGTAGCGGCGGCGGCATCGACCGCCTGTTCATCACCGGGGTGTCGCCGGTGACCATGGACGACGTCACCAGCGGGTTCAACATCGGCACCAACATCAGCCTGGAACCCGACTTCAACGAGATGGTCGGCTTCACCGAGGCGGAGGTGCGGCGCTTGGTGGAGACCTACCGGGAGCACGGCGTACTCGACCAGGACGTGGATGAAGCCATGGCCCTGATGGGCGAGTGGTACAACGGCTACCGGTTCGCCGCCGAGGACGCCGACACCGACGTGTACAACACCGACATGGTGCTCTACTACCTGAAGCACTCGATGCCGAACCGGGGCGTGCCGAGGTACCTGATCGACACCAACGTGCGCATCGACTACGGCAAGCTGCGCCACCTGCTGGTGGTGGGCCGGCAGCTCAACGGCAACTTCGACCTGCTGCGCGAGGTCATCGGCGAGGGGCGGAAGGACCTGCCGCACATCCAGCCGAGCTTCCCCCTGCAGCAGCTCACCGACCGGCAGAACTTCCTGTCGCTGCTGCACTACTTCGGGCTGCTGAGCATCCGTGGAGTGGTGGACGGAATGCCGCGGCTGGCGATTCCCAATCAGACCGTGAAGCAGCTCATGTACGGCTACCTGCGCGACGGCTACCGCGACGTGGCGGTGTTCAGGGTCGATCTGTACCGTTTCGAGCAGCTCATGATGCGCATGGCCAACCAGGGCGAGTGGCGGCCGCCATTCGCGTTCCTGGCCGAAGCGATCGCCGCGCAGACCGGGATTCGCGACTACATCGCCGGCGAGAAGGTGGTCCAAGGGTTCCTGGCGGCGTACCTGAGCGTGACCGACTTCTACGTGTTCCGGTCCGAGGCGGAGTTGGGGAAGGGACATGCGGACATCAGCCTGGAGCCGTTGCTGGCGCGCTTCCCGCACCTGCGGCACGGCTACCTGATCGAGCTGAAGTATCTGAAGCGCAGCGAGTCGGCGGACCGGGACGCCGTGGCGGCGGCGGTGCGCGACGCGACTACCCAACTCGCGCGCTACCTGGCGGACGAACGGCTGGCGCGGCAGTTTCCGGGCGTGCGGTTCACGGGGCTGGCGCTGGTCTTCCACGGCTGGGAGCTGGCGTACTGCGACGCCGTGTCGTAG
- a CDS encoding helix-turn-helix transcriptional regulator, translating into MNRAKTAKLERAGWTLGTAKEFLGLTEEEAALIEIKLALARGIKERRLSLRLTQEDLAKQLRSSQSRVAKMEASDATVSMDFLVRSLLVLGATTQEVGRVIARSSAAPAA; encoded by the coding sequence ATGAATAGAGCCAAGACCGCGAAGCTGGAGAGAGCCGGGTGGACGCTGGGGACTGCCAAGGAGTTCCTGGGTCTCACTGAGGAAGAGGCGGCTCTGATAGAAATCAAACTGGCGCTCGCCAGGGGCATCAAGGAGCGGCGGCTCTCTTTGCGGCTCACACAGGAAGACCTGGCGAAGCAATTGAGATCCAGTCAGTCTCGGGTCGCGAAGATGGAGGCTTCCGACGCTACGGTGTCCATGGATTTCCTGGTGCGTTCGCTGCTCGTGCTCGGTGCGACGACTCAGGAAGTCGGACGGGTCATCGCAAGAAGTTCGGCGGCTCCGGCCGCTTGA
- a CDS encoding AAA family ATPase, translating to MDVVPIHPRIPYGQSDFRRIRLNRWLYVDKTRFLRRLEREDYVFLIRPRRFGKSLWVSLLENYYDRWWGHEFDATFAGTDIGRNPTAEHHRYVVLRFDFSMVNDKLETLEREFETYCMIELRGTLERHPDLFPETARQRILAPPSIATKLSMLFRYAGDHGIPLYVLIDEYDNFANTVLARHGAQAYEDFTHGGGFYRNFFATLKGGTARSGGGIDRLFITGVSPVTMDDVTSGFNIGTNISLEPDFNEMVGFTEAEVRRLVETYREHGVLDQDVDEAMALMGEWYNGYRFAAEDADTDVYNTDMVLYYLKHSMPNRGVPRYLIDTNVRIDYGKLRHLLVVGRQLNGNFDLLREVIGEGRKDLPHIQPSFPLQQLTDRQNFLSLLHYFGLLSIRGVVDGMPRLAIPNQTVKQLMYGYLRDGYRDVAVFRVDLYRFEQLMMRMANQGEWRPPFAFLAEAIAAQTGIRDYIAGEKVVQGFLAAYLSVTDFYVFRSEAELGKGHADISLEPLLARFPHLRHGYLIELKYLKRSESADRDAVAAAVRDATTQLARYLADERLARQFPGVRFTGLALVFHGWELAYCDAVS from the coding sequence GTGGACGTGGTTCCGATACACCCGCGCATTCCCTACGGCCAGTCCGACTTCCGGCGCATCCGCCTGAACCGCTGGCTGTACGTCGACAAGACCCGCTTCCTGCGGCGCCTGGAACGGGAGGACTACGTCTTCCTGATCCGCCCGCGGCGGTTCGGCAAGTCGCTGTGGGTGTCGCTGCTGGAGAACTACTACGACCGCTGGTGGGGCCACGAGTTCGACGCCACCTTCGCCGGTACCGACATCGGACGCAACCCGACCGCGGAGCACCACCGCTACGTCGTGCTGCGCTTCGACTTCTCCATGGTCAACGACAAGCTCGAAACCCTGGAGCGGGAGTTCGAAACCTACTGCATGATAGAGCTCCGGGGAACGCTGGAGCGCCATCCCGACCTGTTTCCCGAAACGGCGCGGCAGCGCATCCTGGCGCCGCCCTCCATCGCCACCAAGCTGAGCATGTTGTTCCGGTACGCGGGCGACCACGGCATCCCGCTGTACGTGCTGATCGACGAGTACGACAACTTCGCCAACACCGTGCTGGCGCGCCACGGCGCCCAGGCGTACGAGGACTTCACGCACGGCGGCGGCTTCTACCGCAACTTCTTCGCCACCCTCAAGGGCGGCACGGCGCGTAGCGGCGGCGGCATCGACCGCCTGTTCATCACCGGGGTGTCGCCGGTGACCATGGACGACGTCACCAGCGGGTTCAACATCGGCACCAACATCAGCCTGGAACCCGACTTCAACGAGATGGTCGGCTTCACCGAGGCGGAGGTGCGGCGCTTGGTGGAGACCTACCGGGAGCACGGCGTACTCGACCAGGACGTGGATGAAGCCATGGCCCTGATGGGCGAGTGGTACAACGGCTACCGGTTCGCCGCCGAGGACGCCGACACCGACGTGTACAACACCGACATGGTGCTCTACTACCTGAAGCACTCGATGCCGAACCGGGGCGTGCCGAGGTACCTGATCGACACCAACGTGCGCATCGACTACGGCAAGCTGCGCCACCTGCTGGTGGTGGGCCGGCAGCTCAACGGCAACTTCGACCTGCTGCGCGAGGTCATCGGCGAGGGGCGGAAGGACCTGCCGCACATCCAGCCGAGCTTCCCCCTGCAGCAGCTCACCGACCGGCAGAACTTCCTGTCGCTGCTGCACTACTTCGGGCTGCTGAGCATCCGTGGAGTGGTGGACGGAATGCCGCGGCTGGCGATTCCCAATCAGACCGTGAAGCAGCTCATGTACGGCTACCTGCGCGACGGCTACCGCGACGTGGCGGTGTTCAGGGTCGATCTGTACCGTTTCGAGCAGCTCATGATGCGCATGGCCAACCAGGGCGAGTGGCGGCCGCCATTCGCGTTCCTGGCCGAAGCGATCGCCGCGCAGACCGGGATTCGCGACTACATCGCCGGCGAGAAGGTGGTCCAAGGGTTCCTGGCGGCGTACCTGAGCGTGACCGACTTCTACGTGTTCCGGTCCGAGGCGGAGTTGGGGAAGGGACATGCGGACATCAGCCTGGAGCCGTTGCTGGCGCGCTTCCCGCACCTGCGGCACGGCTACCTGATCGAGCTGAAGTATCTGAAGCGCAGCGAGTCGGCGGACCGGGACGCCGTGGCGGCGGCGGTGCGCGACGCGACTACCCAACTCGCGCGCTACCTGGCGGACGAACGGCTGGCGCGGCAGTTTCCGGGCGTGCGGTTCACGGGGCTGGCGCTGGTCTTCCACGGCTGGGAGCTGGCGTACTGCGACGCGGTGTCGTAG
- a CDS encoding type II toxin-antitoxin system VapB family antitoxin: MSRTNIDIDDKACAAIMRRYRLASKREAVNLALRTLAAESLSLVAARRLRGSGWEGDLNEMRGTRGT; the protein is encoded by the coding sequence ATGTCACGCACCAATATCGATATCGACGACAAGGCCTGTGCGGCAATCATGCGCCGCTACCGGCTGGCTTCCAAGCGCGAGGCGGTCAACCTCGCGCTGCGCACGCTCGCGGCGGAGTCCCTGAGCCTGGTCGCCGCCCGGCGCCTTCGCGGATCGGGCTGGGAAGGCGACCTGAACGAGATGCGTGGCACCAGGGGAACGTGA
- a CDS encoding plasmid stabilization protein: MASITIRNLDDHVKTRLRVRAAEHHRSMEEEARIILRDAVSQGKPHFRNLTEFTRECFAPLGGVELELPPRAPMREPPDFS; encoded by the coding sequence ATGGCGAGCATCACCATCCGCAATCTCGATGACCATGTGAAAACGCGTCTGCGCGTACGCGCCGCCGAGCACCACCGTTCGATGGAAGAGGAGGCACGGATCATCTTGCGTGACGCCGTGAGTCAGGGCAAGCCCCATTTTCGGAACCTGACGGAATTCACCCGCGAGTGTTTCGCACCCCTTGGCGGTGTCGAGCTGGAACTCCCGCCGCGCGCCCCGATGCGCGAACCTCCCGATTTTTCCTGA
- a CDS encoding M48 family metallopeptidase — protein sequence MMVAVMADLIAGERVKRNLTGISPRAWEHPADRAALATLKKLPGLAELIRWVVGVTTERSVRLLHLASAVRISERQFPRLNGLFIQACMRLDVSRRPELFVAQSPFLNGGVYGVKEPFVVINSALVQALDDEEMIAVLGHELGHCCSGHALYKTLLWLLTSVSLSAIPLGELALRGVAAALREWDRKSELSADRAGLLASQNPEACNTILMKLAGGTDTSQMQIGEFLQQAGDYEARNDLLDGVHKLLNLLRQPHPFPVLRLSELKVWTDSGAYQRILDGVYPRRTDGDTRPADDLREAGTNYRQSFRDNDDPLGQVANSVLDGLEGAANKVKEIFKGQ from the coding sequence ATGATGGTGGCCGTCATGGCGGACTTGATAGCGGGCGAGCGGGTCAAGCGGAATCTGACCGGAATCAGCCCACGGGCGTGGGAGCATCCGGCTGACAGGGCGGCCCTCGCGACGTTGAAGAAGTTGCCTGGTCTTGCAGAATTGATTCGGTGGGTAGTCGGCGTTACGACCGAACGATCGGTGCGCCTGCTTCACCTCGCGTCGGCGGTGCGCATTTCGGAGCGCCAGTTCCCGCGGCTCAACGGACTGTTCATTCAGGCGTGTATGCGCTTGGATGTTTCCCGCAGACCGGAGCTGTTCGTCGCCCAGAGCCCGTTTCTTAACGGCGGAGTATATGGAGTCAAAGAGCCGTTCGTGGTCATCAATTCGGCTCTGGTGCAAGCGCTGGACGATGAGGAGATGATCGCCGTCCTGGGTCATGAGCTAGGTCATTGCTGCAGTGGTCACGCGCTGTACAAGACGCTTCTTTGGCTGCTGACAAGTGTCTCGCTATCTGCTATTCCCCTGGGAGAGCTCGCGTTGCGAGGCGTAGCAGCGGCCTTACGCGAGTGGGACCGCAAAAGCGAACTGAGCGCGGACCGTGCCGGTCTCCTGGCCAGCCAGAACCCGGAAGCATGCAACACGATCCTGATGAAGCTCGCCGGGGGGACAGACACCTCGCAGATGCAGATCGGTGAGTTCCTGCAACAAGCGGGAGACTACGAGGCTCGAAACGATCTGTTGGATGGCGTACACAAACTCCTGAACCTGCTGCGTCAGCCCCACCCGTTTCCCGTATTGCGGCTCTCGGAACTGAAGGTGTGGACAGACAGCGGAGCCTACCAGCGGATCCTGGACGGCGTGTATCCGCGCCGGACCGATGGCGATACTCGTCCGGCCGACGACTTGCGGGAAGCCGGGACCAATTATCGCCAGTCGTTCCGCGACAACGATGACCCTCTTGGCCAAGTTGCCAATAGTGTGTTGGACGGCCTGGAGGGGGCCGCGAACAAGGTCAAAGAAATCTTCAAGGGGCAGTGA
- a CDS encoding DUF4143 domain-containing protein produces the protein MLHDLLCWRDARLSPADLMYWRTTTGVEVDFVIETAGRLLPIEVKTTTRPRLRDTANLRAFRAEYGAAARSGLLLHAGAALEWLAPDVLAAPWWRVL, from the coding sequence GTGCTGCACGACCTCTTGTGTTGGCGGGACGCGCGGCTGTCTCCCGCCGACCTCATGTATTGGCGCACGACGACTGGCGTCGAGGTGGATTTCGTCATCGAGACCGCAGGGCGGCTGTTGCCGATCGAAGTGAAGACGACCACTCGTCCCCGCCTGCGTGATACGGCCAACCTGCGTGCCTTCCGGGCGGAATATGGAGCAGCCGCCCGCTCCGGGCTGTTGCTGCACGCAGGAGCCGCGCTCGAGTGGCTGGCTCCCGACGTGCTCGCGGCGCCGTGGTGGCGCGTGCTGTAA
- a CDS encoding helix-turn-helix transcriptional regulator, whose translation MDDNAAAGLDQVHQTLTQREIDVLERLERYRDKEIAWDLKLSYDGVRFRVRSIFAKLGARGRLDAVHRARARGILPPADDAAATDS comes from the coding sequence ATGGATGACAACGCCGCCGCAGGTTTGGACCAGGTGCATCAGACCCTCACTCAGCGCGAGATCGACGTGTTGGAGCGACTCGAACGGTACCGGGACAAGGAGATCGCGTGGGACCTGAAGCTGTCCTACGACGGCGTACGTTTTCGCGTGCGCAGCATCTTCGCAAAGCTCGGCGCGCGCGGACGGCTCGACGCCGTACACCGTGCGCGCGCGCGGGGCATCCTGCCGCCCGCCGACGACGCGGCGGCGACCGACTCGTAG
- a CDS encoding integrase arm-type DNA-binding domain-containing protein, whose protein sequence is MTTAKRAARLRLTLNKRNVAALEPSDKAFIAWDDKLIGFGVRVQPSGLKSFIVNYRAGDGGRKAPNKRVVIGRFGPVTPDQARRIAHRMLGKVADGQDPADKRARARSMPTLCEAFQDYLGAKSFRSTKTSDAYRRAIEHYLADWVSRPLNAIERREVEARFTLLTSNHGWAIGNQVISLLRSIYRRACVDHEGLRNPVDLWLAAGGRFNPIVRRVISSPAEALPYWQRGIEAVVKDPATRSIFWVAMYSGMRRGEILTLRWERVDLARGVVHVPHTKSGTPARTADYPAACVDPRRAAQQDRRHHSSLPHQGRTRNGTTISHATRQLSCNQPRPAGVQRRKAARRGCRGCAIRLMLST, encoded by the coding sequence TTGACGACCGCGAAGCGTGCCGCGCGGCTCAGGCTGACGCTGAACAAACGGAACGTCGCGGCGCTGGAGCCGTCCGACAAGGCGTTCATCGCATGGGACGACAAGCTCATCGGGTTCGGGGTTCGCGTCCAGCCCTCGGGGCTCAAGTCGTTCATCGTCAACTACCGCGCCGGCGACGGCGGACGCAAGGCGCCCAACAAGCGCGTGGTCATCGGGCGCTTCGGCCCCGTGACGCCCGACCAGGCACGCCGGATCGCCCACAGGATGCTCGGCAAGGTGGCCGACGGCCAGGATCCGGCGGACAAGCGCGCGCGGGCGCGGAGCATGCCGACCCTGTGCGAGGCGTTCCAGGATTACCTGGGCGCCAAGTCCTTCCGCTCGACGAAGACCAGTGACGCCTACCGCCGCGCCATCGAGCACTATCTCGCCGACTGGGTGTCGCGCCCGCTGAATGCCATCGAGCGCCGCGAGGTGGAGGCGCGCTTCACCCTGCTCACCAGCAACCACGGCTGGGCGATCGGGAACCAGGTGATCTCGCTCCTGCGCTCCATCTACCGCCGCGCCTGCGTCGATCACGAGGGGCTGCGCAACCCGGTCGACCTGTGGCTGGCGGCGGGCGGGCGGTTCAACCCGATCGTGCGGCGGGTGATCTCGTCGCCCGCGGAAGCCCTGCCCTACTGGCAGCGCGGCATCGAGGCGGTGGTGAAGGACCCGGCCACCCGCTCCATCTTCTGGGTTGCGATGTACTCCGGGATGCGGCGGGGAGAGATATTGACGCTGCGCTGGGAGCGCGTGGACCTTGCGCGCGGGGTCGTGCACGTGCCGCACACCAAGTCCGGTACGCCCGCTCGGACTGCCGATTACCCGGCAGCTTGCGTCGATCCTCGAAGGGCGGCGCAGCAAGACCGGCGGCACCACTCCTCCCTTCCGCACCAGGGGCGCACTCGGAACGGAACTACCATCTCCCACGCTACACGGCAGCTATCCTGCAACCAACCTCGGCCGGCGGGCGTGCAACGACGCAAAGCGGCGCGAAGGGGTTGCCGTGGCTGTGCGATCAGGCTCATGCTGTCAACGTAA